Proteins found in one Poecilia reticulata strain Guanapo linkage group LG6, Guppy_female_1.0+MT, whole genome shotgun sequence genomic segment:
- the rspry1 gene encoding RING finger and SPRY domain-containing protein 1, whose product MIVAAWITFCACRSLAQLLLLLSPSASPARETLAAARLGAMGNSCVCREDSDLEDHRHDSASRATRAQGRRVDHGAAVGADSADRSSRPRDPVRPPRRGRGPHEPRRKKQNVDGLVLDTLAVIRTLVDNDQEPPYSMITLHEMAETDDGWLEVVQSLIRVIPLDDPLGPAVITLLLDECPLPTKDALQKLSDMLSLSATVAQQDALNPAKHRNTTAVLGCLAEKLAGPASIGLLSPGTLEYLLESLSADSHPTVMLFALIALEKFSQTSENKLTVSESSISDRLAVLESWADHQDYLKRQVGFCSQWSLDNLFLKDGRQFTYEKVNLSSINAMLNSNDVSEYLKISPTGLEARCDASSFESVRCTFCVDSGVWYYEVTVVTSGVMQIGWATKDSKFLNHEGYGIGDDEYSCAYDGCRQLIWYNARSKPHSHPCWKEGDAIGFLLDLNKKQMIFYLNGHQLPPEKQVFSSATSGFFAAASFMSYQQCEFNFGAKPFRHPPSAKFSTFNDFASLKSTEKIILPRHRRLALLKQVSIRDNCCTLCCDVMADTELRPCGHGGMCMDCALQLETCPLCRQEIQTRVRLIAHVS is encoded by the exons ATGATAGTAGCTGCCTGGATCACTTTCTGTGCCTGTAGGAGCCTtgcccagctgctgctgctcctctcccCTTCGGCGTCCCCGGCCCGGGAGACGCTCGCCGCCGCCCGCCTCGGTGCCATGGGCAACAGCTGCGTGTGCAGAGAGGACAGCGACCTAGAAGACCACCGCCACGACTCGGCCTCCAGAGCCACCCGAGCTCAGGGCCGCCGGGTCGACCACGGCGCCGCTGTTGGAGCCGACTCCGCTGACAGAAGCAGCCGGCCCAGAGATCCGGTTCGGCCGCCACGCCGAGGCCGCGGCCCGCACGAGCCCAGGCGGAAGAAGCAGAACGTGGACGGGCTGGTTCTGGATACGCTGGCTGTCATCAGGACGCTGGTGGACAA TGACCAGGAGCCTCCTTATTCCATGATCACGCTGCATGAGATGGCAGAAACCG ACGACGGTTGGCTGGAGGTGGTCCAGTCTCTGATTCGAGTGATCCCGCTGGACGACCCGCTCGGTCCTGCAGTCATCACCCTCCTCCTGGATGAGTGTCCTCTTCCAACCAAG GACGCTCTGCAGAAACTGTCGGACATGTTGAGTCTGAGCGCTACGGTGGCCCAGCAGGACGCTCTGAACCCGGCTAAGCACAGAAACACCACAGCCGTCCTGGGCTGCCTGGCTGAGAAACTAGCAG GACCAGCCAGCATTGGGTTGTTGAGTCCTGGAACCCTGGAGTACCTTCTGGAGAGCCTG AGCGCCGACTCCCACCCGACGGTCATGCTGTTCGCTCTCATCGCCCTGGAGAAGTTCTCCCAGACCA GTGAGAACAAGCTGACTGTGTCAGAGTCGTCCATCAGCGATCGACTCGCTGTCCTGGAGTCGTGGGCAGACCACCAGGACTACCTGAAGAGGCAGGTCGGCTTCTGCTCACAGTGGAGCCTGGACAACCTGT TCCTGAAGGACGGCCGTCAGTTCACCTATGAGAAGGTGAACCTGAGCAGCATCAACGCCATGCTGAACAGCAACGACGTCAGCGAGTACCTCAAGATTTCCCCGACTGGATTGGAG GCGCGGTGCGACGCCTCGTCCTTTGAGAGCGTGCGCTGTACGTTCTGCGTGGATTCGGGCGTTTGGTACTACGAGGTGACGGTCGTCACATCGGGGGTGATGCAGATCGGATGGGCCACCAAAGACAGCAAGTTCCTCAACCAT GAAGGCTACGGCATCGGAGACGATGAATATTCATGTGCTTATGATGGCTGCAGGCAGCTCATCTGGTACAACGCTCGCAGTAAACCTCATTCTCATCCCTGCTGGAAGGAGG GAGACGCCATCGGCTTCCTGTTGGACCTGAACAAAAAGCAGATGATCTTCTACCTTAACGGACACCAGCTGCCGCCAGAGAAACAAGTTTTCTCCTCAGCCAC gtcgGGTTTCTTCGCCGCCGCCAGCTTCATGTCCTACCAGCAGTGTGAGTTTAACTTCGGGGCCAAGCCGTTCCGCCATCCGCCCTCCGCCAAGTTCAGCACCTTCAACGACTTCGCCTCCCTCAAGTCCACAGAGAAGATCATCCTGCCAAG ACATCGGCGACTGGCCTTACTGAAGCAGGTCAGCATCAGGGACAACTGCTGCACGCTGTGCTGCGACGTCATGGCGGACACGGAGCTGCGGCCCTGTGGACACGG TGGGATGTGCATGGACTGTGCCTTACAGCTGGAGACGTGTCCGCTGTGCCGCCAGGAGATCCAGACCCGAGTCAGACTCATCGCTCACGTCTCCTGA
- the pllp gene encoding plasmolipin isoform X2 has protein sequence MDVSFLRSVPAALMAAETVLGLLHWALIAGAPYWRFSAYGWVMFVAVALWILTTLLFLVLLFSVPQRFSAVPWTMTVMMYNGVAALLYLTAFLTNAATVRWFSGPFHGHIGAAAFFGASLTLLYGAGAFLSYLDWRADGGNAATSTVPT, from the exons ATGGACGTGTCGTTCCTGCGCAGTGTCCCGGCGGCACTGATGGCGGCTGAAACG GTGTTGGGCCTGCTGCACTGGGCTCTGATCGCTGGCGCCCCCTACTGGCGGTTCTCCGCCTACGGCTGGGTGATGTTTGTGGCCGTCGCTCTGTGGATCCTCaccaccctcctcttcctcgtcctgCTCTTCAGCGTCCCCCAGAGGTTCTCCGCCGTTCCCTGGACCATGACG GTGATGATGTATAACGGAGTGGCCGCCCTGCTCTACCTCACTGCCTTCCTGACCAACGCCGCCACGGTCCGGTGGTTCAGCGGGCCCTTCCACGGACACATCGGCGCTGCTGCT TTCTTCGGAGCGTCGCTGACGCTGCTGTACGGCGCCGGAGCTTTCCTGTCCTACCTGGACTGGAGGGCCGACGGAGGGAACGCGGCCACCAGCACCGTGCCCACCTAG
- the arl2bp gene encoding ADP-ribosylation factor-like protein 2-binding protein isoform X3 yields MEENFQLVQRTFLDRHYLEFEDSDENKLSYTLIFNEYVELLEKPLEKYLMEKIPGFNMASFTQLLMQHKEEVPDDIFDMLLTFTDFMAFKEMFVEYRAVSAAAPTRADRHAASLSFASCVFRLKRVEVWTRVRICW; encoded by the exons ATGG AGGAGAACTTCCAGCTGGTCCAGCGCACCTTCTTGGACCGACACTACCTGGAGTTTGAGGATTCTGATGAGAACAAGCTGAGCTACACTCTGATCTTCAACGAATAT gtggagctgctggagaaacCTCTGGAGAAATATCTGATGGAGAAGATCCCCGGCTTCAACATGGCCAGCTTCACACAGCTGCTGAT GCAGCACAAAGAAGAAGTCCCAGACGACATCTTTGACATGCTGCTCACCTTCACCGACTTCATGGCCTTCAAGGAGATGTTTGTGGAGTACCGAGCGGTGAGTGCAGCGGCGCCGACCCGAGCAGATCGACACGCTGCCAGCCTCTCCTTTGCTTCCTGTGTTTTCAGGCTAAAGAGGGTCGAGGTTTGGACCAGAGTCAGGATCTGCTGGTGA
- the arl2bp gene encoding ADP-ribosylation factor-like protein 2-binding protein isoform X1: MEEELIAASCSSAAEAAFDTLIGCILEIVMEENFQLVQRTFLDRHYLEFEDSDENKLSYTLIFNEYVELLEKPLEKYLMEKIPGFNMASFTQLLMQHKEEVPDDIFDMLLTFTDFMAFKEMFVEYRAVSAAAPTRADRHAASLSFASCVFRLKRVEVWTRVRICW; this comes from the exons ATGGAGGAGGAACTGATCGCTGCGTCATG CTCCTCAGCAGCAGAGGCGGCTTTCGACACGCTGATTGGCTGCATCCTGGAGATCGTCATGG AGGAGAACTTCCAGCTGGTCCAGCGCACCTTCTTGGACCGACACTACCTGGAGTTTGAGGATTCTGATGAGAACAAGCTGAGCTACACTCTGATCTTCAACGAATAT gtggagctgctggagaaacCTCTGGAGAAATATCTGATGGAGAAGATCCCCGGCTTCAACATGGCCAGCTTCACACAGCTGCTGAT GCAGCACAAAGAAGAAGTCCCAGACGACATCTTTGACATGCTGCTCACCTTCACCGACTTCATGGCCTTCAAGGAGATGTTTGTGGAGTACCGAGCGGTGAGTGCAGCGGCGCCGACCCGAGCAGATCGACACGCTGCCAGCCTCTCCTTTGCTTCCTGTGTTTTCAGGCTAAAGAGGGTCGAGGTTTGGACCAGAGTCAGGATCTGCTGGTGA
- the pierce2 gene encoding uncharacterized protein C15orf65 codes for MSLPQEAEHVTSCSNPGNPVFSCIISSKVKEGTLGKIHPQSVLYRTTSGDYGRLPPSFESAPCSYHPKTQSFSRQMQLGGMFHGCSMNTALDKTQLCLQNTI; via the coding sequence atgtcacttcctcaGGAAGCAGAACATGTGACGTCATGCAGCAATCCTGGAAACCCGGTTTTCTCCTGCATCATCAGCTCGAAGGTGAAGGAAGGGACCCTGGGGAAGATCCATCCCCAGAGCGTCCTGTACAGAACCACATCAGGCGACTACGGCCGGCTTCCTCCCAGCTTTGAGAGCGCCCCCTGCAGCTACCACCCCAAGACCCAGAGCTTCAGCCGCCAGATGCAGCTGGGAGGAATGTTTCATGGCTGCTCCATGAACACGGCACTCGATAAAACCCAGCTGTGTCTGCAAAACACCATCTGA
- the pllp gene encoding plasmolipin isoform X1, translating into MADFPSKVTTETSSPQPQQGAGRLRGLASSATSRMDVSFLRSVPAALMAAETVLGLLHWALIAGAPYWRFSAYGWVMFVAVALWILTTLLFLVLLFSVPQRFSAVPWTMTVMMYNGVAALLYLTAFLTNAATVRWFSGPFHGHIGAAAFFGASLTLLYGAGAFLSYLDWRADGGNAATSTVPT; encoded by the exons atggcGGATTTCCCCTCCAAGGTAACCACGGAGACCAGCTCCCCACAGCCCCAACAGGGGGCCGGCAGGCTGCGGGGGCTGGCTTCCAGCGCCACCTCCAGGATGGACGTGTCGTTCCTGCGCAGTGTCCCGGCGGCACTGATGGCGGCTGAAACG GTGTTGGGCCTGCTGCACTGGGCTCTGATCGCTGGCGCCCCCTACTGGCGGTTCTCCGCCTACGGCTGGGTGATGTTTGTGGCCGTCGCTCTGTGGATCCTCaccaccctcctcttcctcgtcctgCTCTTCAGCGTCCCCCAGAGGTTCTCCGCCGTTCCCTGGACCATGACG GTGATGATGTATAACGGAGTGGCCGCCCTGCTCTACCTCACTGCCTTCCTGACCAACGCCGCCACGGTCCGGTGGTTCAGCGGGCCCTTCCACGGACACATCGGCGCTGCTGCT TTCTTCGGAGCGTCGCTGACGCTGCTGTACGGCGCCGGAGCTTTCCTGTCCTACCTGGACTGGAGGGCCGACGGAGGGAACGCGGCCACCAGCACCGTGCCCACCTAG
- the arl2bp gene encoding ADP-ribosylation factor-like protein 2-binding protein isoform X2, which yields MEEELIAASCSSAAEAAFDTLIGCILEIVMEENFQLVQRTFLDRHYLEFEDSDENKLSYTLIFNEYVELLEKPLEKYLMEKIPGFNMASFTQLLMQHKEEVPDDIFDMLLTFTDFMAFKEMFVEYRAAKEGRGLDQSQDLLVTPLNPAGSAGHQ from the exons ATGGAGGAGGAACTGATCGCTGCGTCATG CTCCTCAGCAGCAGAGGCGGCTTTCGACACGCTGATTGGCTGCATCCTGGAGATCGTCATGG AGGAGAACTTCCAGCTGGTCCAGCGCACCTTCTTGGACCGACACTACCTGGAGTTTGAGGATTCTGATGAGAACAAGCTGAGCTACACTCTGATCTTCAACGAATAT gtggagctgctggagaaacCTCTGGAGAAATATCTGATGGAGAAGATCCCCGGCTTCAACATGGCCAGCTTCACACAGCTGCTGAT GCAGCACAAAGAAGAAGTCCCAGACGACATCTTTGACATGCTGCTCACCTTCACCGACTTCATGGCCTTCAAGGAGATGTTTGTGGAGTACCGAGCG GCTAAAGAGGGTCGAGGTTTGGACCAGAGTCAGGATCTGCTGGTGACTCCACTGAACCCGGCAGGTTCTGCTGGACACCAGTAA